A window of Nonomuraea angiospora genomic DNA:
CCCACCTGCCTGGGCGTGCGCAACGCCCTCCGCGTCAGCTCCTGCGACCAGATCGACGCGGGTGAGACCGGCTTCCTGGCGCTGATGCCGCTGATGCCGACCCACGCCCGCAGGACCGAACACATCCTGGCCGCCCTCCAGACGGCCGTGGACGCGCACACCACCGCGCTCATGGTCGAGTGGAACCTCGTCAGCCGGCACATGGCCAACGGCGTCATCCAGATCTTCTTCGAGCGGGGCGTGCCGGACGCCTCCTACCGCGCCCACCAGCTCCGCAACGACGGCAACTGCCTGCTGCGCGGCCACGGGTGCGCCATCTACCGCTCCGACATCGACCACGCGGCGGCCGACGTGTGGTCGGAGACCAGCACCGCCAGCCTGGGCATGCTCCACCGGCTCAAGACCGCCCTCGACCCGGACGGCATGCTCTCGCCCGGCCGCTACGGCGCATAACCGAACGACCCACCTCCGCCGGTCGCACAACCGGAGTGTGCCGGTCGGCGGAGACCACTCATAGCTTGGAGGTGACCACGTGCGTTCGTCACCAGCGCGGGGGACGAGCACCATCGACCGTCGTCACGCCGTGATGCTGCGGCTGGTCGGTGCGGGTGTCATGTTGACGGTGATGGCCGACACCACGGCCACCACCCTGGCAGTCGGAGTCCTGCGGTACACACCCGCCGGGGCCGGCATGCCGCTGGGCGACCTGGTCTGGCTGACCAGCGCGGCGTTCATCCCGATCGCGGCGCTGCTGGCCAGCGCGGGCCGCTGGGCGGACCTGTTCGGCCGCCGGCGGGTCCTGGCCGTCGGGCTCGTGGTGTTCGTCCTGGGCGGTGTCGCCACCGTCCTGGTGGACTCCTGGTCGTACGTCCTGGCGGCACGGGCCGTCCAGGGCGCCGGCGCCGCGGCGATGATCCCGGCCAGCCTCGGGCTGCTGCTCGGAGAGCTGCCGGAGTCGCAGCGGCGCGGTGCGATCGCTCTGTGGAGCTCCGCCTCCGGGCTGGGCTGCCTGCTCATGCAGGCGGGCGGCGGCTGGCTGGTCGTCTCCGTCGGCTGGCGGGCCCTGTTCGTTCCCGACGTCGTCATCGGCGTCGCGCTCCTGATCGCCTGCGCCGCGCTTCCGCCGGGTAAGCGCGCCGGCGCCAGGGGCCTGCCGGACGTCCTCGGCGCGTGGCTGCTCGCCGCGGGCATCGCGGTCATCGTGCTGGCCATCTCCAAGGCGATGGCCTGGGGCATGGACGTGGTGTGGCTGGCGCTGGCCGCGCTGGCCCTGCTGGGCGGCGCGTTCGCGCAGGCCAAGCACCACCGCCTGCCCGCGATCGACCTGGCCCTGTGGCGGCGTCCCAGGTTCGTCTGGGGCTGGCTCGCGACCTGGGGCTTCGGCGCTCTGTCGTACGGGCTGCTGACCGTGCAGCCGCTCTACCTGCTCCACCTGGGCTACCCCATGCTCGAGGTGGCCATGTGGCTGACACCCACGTCGGTGGCGGTCGTCGTGACGAGCTTCCTGGCCGGGCGGATCGTCAAGCGGGTCGGCGCGTACGGGCTGATCTACGCCGGCTCGCTGCTGTGCGGCGGCGCCTGCGTGCTCGTGCTGACGCAGGCCGGGCCCACCGTGTGGGGCCTGATCGCCAGCGTCGTGGTCGGCATCGGCGTCGGCGCGCTCGCGCCGGGCACCTCCGTCGCCACCACCCTGGCCGCCCGTCCCCACCAGTACGCCTCCGCCGTCGGCGCGGCCACCATGGCGCGCATGGTCGGCGGGGCCGTCGGCGTCGCGGTCGTGTCGGTCGTCATCGACCACCCGTTCATGACCGGTCCCTTCGCGGGGCTGGCCGGCGCGCTCGCGCTGTGCGTGGCCATCTCCGTGCTGATCGGCGCACTGGCCCTCACCAAGATCACCCGGCTGCGGACCGACCCCGGCGACGTCATGATCAAGGTTCCGCGCCGGATGCTGCTGGAGCTGCGCATGACTCTCGCCACCGTGGCGGCGGAGGCCGACGCGTTGCTGCCTGCCGAGACCCGCACACCCCCCACGGACCACATCCCGCGGCCGCGGGCGGCCGAGCCAGGCCCGCTCGCCGGTTCCCGCGGGAACCCGAACTAGTTCAACCATTCGAAAGGGCTCTCGTCATGGCAACCACATCGTGCGACGTAGCGATCGTCGGCGCCGGGCTCGGCGGCTGCTTCCTCGCCTTGCTGCTGGGTCGCCGCGGACAGCGCGTCGTCGTCATCGAGCAGGGACCGTCGATCCCCAGTGCCGGCGCGGACTTCCTCAAGCCCCCCGGGCTCCGGGTGCTGGCCCGGCACGGGCTGGCCGACCTCGTCGGGCGCCATGGCCTCAGGCGCGACACCGTCCGCTACTACCACGACGGCGACCCCATCCAGGAGTGCCGCTTCCCGGAGGGAGGCTTCCTCGTCCGCCCCTACCGGGAGCTGGTCGAGCTCATCTACACGAGCTGCGTCATGGAGGGCGTCGAGTTCTGGTTCGACGCCGGCATCGACGAGATCGCGGTCGGCGACGGGCGCGTGGAGGAGCTGACGCTCTCCAACGGGCGCAGGCTGCGGGCCGGCGTCGTGATCGGCGCCGACGGCACCAGGTCGGCCGTACGGCAGGCGCTCGACATCGAGCAGCGCACGCTGCCGTACGACCGGCTGCTGATGCGGGTGGCCACCGTCCCGCTGACCGCCAGCGTCGCCCAGCTCAACCGGCTGTACTTCAGCTCGGAAGGCTGGTTCGCCTACCTCTATCCGATCAACCGGGACCAGGCCAGGGTGTTCGTCGGCCTGCCCCCCGAGGACGACAAGGAGATCTTCCAGGACGGCATCCCCGCGCTGCTCGACGAGCTGAAGAAGTTCGTCACCGACAGCTCGGACGCCTTCAACGTCCTGCAGCCCGCGACCTGGCAGCCGATCAAGGTCTCCTCGATGCGGGTGGCGGAGTACCACAAGGGCAACGCGGCGCTGCTGGGCTCGGCCGCGTTCGCCTGCCACCCCATGACCGGGATGGGCATGAGCTACACGCTGCACGACGCCGAGCTCCTGGCCGACGTCATCTGCGCGGCCGGCGGCGACGCGGACCTGCTGGAGCGGCTGCTGTCCGCCCGCTACGAGCCCCGCAGGGAAGCCCACAGGCAGCTGATCGACTACGGGGACGCCCTGGCCTCGACCTTCCACGACCGGGGCGCCTACCTCGCGGCCTTCCGGCCGGAGCTGCACATCTACGGCGACGCCGCGGCCCTGCAGCCGATCTGAGCCGGTGTCCCCGCCGCCCGCCATTCCCCATCAGGTGAGGTCGTCCAGTGCCACGCTGAGTGCGATGGACCGGCCCTGTCCCCAGGCGGCGGGGGCGCCCATCGGGCGCCCCCGATGGTAGGGCGTGCCCTACCAAGAGAACGGGTGATAGCGGGGGTCCGCCGGACCGCCGTCTCTCGCGATGCTGATGAGTGATCGCATACGACTCGTCAGCATCGGAGAGAAATGTGGGGACTGTGAGGACCGCCGCCGTTCAGCGCGGCAGCGACTTCGCGAGGCTGTCACGCCGCATCGCCGAGGCGGGGCTGCTGGACAAGCGGCCAGGCTACTACGTGGCCAGGATCGGGCTGGTAGCCGGCCTGTTCGCCGGAAGCTGGGCGCTGTTCGCCCTGGTCGGGGACTCCTGGTGGCAGCTCCCGGTCGCGGTGCTGCTGGCCGTGGCCTTCGCGCAGGTGACGCTCCTGGCCCACGATCTGGCGCACGGGCAGATCTCCCGGTCGCGGCGCACCAGCAGGATCGCCGGGCTGCTGGTGGGCAACCTGGCCGTCGGGCTCAGCTACGGCTGGTGGATGGACAAGCACACGCGTCACCACGCCAACCCCAACCACGAGGAGCACGACCCCGACGTCGCGCCCGACATCCTGATCTGGTCGCAGAAGCAGGCCGAGGAGGCGCGCGGGCTGCCCCGGTTCATCGGGCGCTGGCAGGCGTTCCTGTTCTTCCCGCTGCTCACCCTCGAAGGCCTGAACCTGAAGCTGTCGAGCTTCCGCGCGCTGCGCCGCCCCTCCCTCAAGAGCAGAAGGCTCGAAGGGGCGCTGCTGAGCGCGCACGTGCTCGCCTACCTGGGGGCGGTCTTCCTGGTGCTGCCCTTCGGCATGGCGCTGCTGTTCGTGGTCGTGCACCAGGCCTGCTACGGCGTCTACCTCGGCTGCACGTTCGCGCCCAACCACAAGGGCATGCCGGTCCTGACCGCCGAGGACGAGCTGGACTTCCTCCGCCGCCAGGTCCTGACCTCCCGCAACGTACGCGGCGGGCGCCTGGTCAACGCCGCGCTCGGCGGCCTGAACTACCAGATCGAGCACCACCTGTTCCCCAGCATGCCGACCGCGAACCTGCGCAGGGCGCAGCCCATCGTCCGCGAGTACTGCGAGCAGTTGGGCGTCGACTACGTCGAATGCGGCCTGTTCGCGTCGTGGGGCCAGGCAATGCGGCACTTGCACGAGGCCGGACGCCCGCTCCGCGCGGCGGCATCGAGGGCGACCGAGCCCGCCGCTGCGGAGCAGAGGCCATAAGCAGGTGTTGGTAGGGTTTAGTCGCAAATAGGCGGATCTGAACGGGTGGGGATAGGTGGAGGTCGAACAGACAGCGCTGCCGGGAATCGGGCTACGGCATGACTTCACCACCCGTAAAGGGCAGCGGGTCGGCGTCGTGTCCCATCGCACCGGCCGCCGGGACCTGGTGATCTACGACGCGGACGACCCCGACGCCGTCTGCCACGTGGTCAAGCTCAACGACGAGGAGGCCGACGCCCTGGCCGAGCTCCTCGGCGCCCCGCGCATCGTGCAGCGGCTCAACCAGCTGCACGAGCAGGTCGAGGGCCTGGTCAGCGTGCAGATGCCCGTCCCGGACGGCTCCCCCTACGCCGGGCGTCCCATGGGCGACGCCCGCGTGCGGACCCGTACCAGCGCCTCCATCGTGGCAGTCGTGCGCAGCGGGCGGGTCTTCGCCAGCCCCGGCCCCGACTTCGTGTTCGCCGCGGGCGACGTCGTGGTCGTCGTGGGCAGCGAGGACACCACCGCCGAGGTGGCCGGCATCCTGGCGGACGGGTAGGACCGCGGGTGCATCACACCGCGATCCTCTTTCTCGAGTTCGGTGCCATTGTCCTCGCCCTGGGAATCCTGGGCGCCCTCGCGCTGCGCGTGGGCATCTCTCCCATCCCGCTCTACCTGATCGCCGGCCTGGCGTTCGGTACCGGCGGGGTGCTGCCGCTGGCGACCAGCGACGACTTCGTCGGCGTCGGCGCGGAGCTGGGCGTCGTCCTGCTGCTGCTGACGCTCGGCCTGGAGTACAACGCCGACGAACTGGTCACCAGCCTGACCGGCAACATCCGCGCGGGCATCGTCGACCTGGTGCTGAACGCCGCCCCCGGCGCGATCTGCGCGCTGCTGCTGGGCTGGGGCCCGGTCGCGGCCGTGGCCATGGCCGGCGTCACGTACGCCACCTCCTCCGGCATCACCGCCAAGGTGCTGTCCGACCTGGGGTGGATCGGTAACCGGGAGACGCCGACGGTGCTGTCGCTGCTGGTCTTCGAAGACCTGACGATGGCCGTCTACCTGCCGATCCTGACGACCATCCTGGCCGGGCTGAGCCTGGCCAGCGGGGCGGTCGCCGTCGGCGTTGCTCTGCTGACCGTGAGCGCGGTGCTGGTCGTGGCGCTCAAGTTCGGGCGCTTCATCGAGTCGTTCGTGTCCAGCCCCAACAACGAGGTGCTGCTGCTCAAGGTGGTCGGGCTCGCCCTGCTCGTGGCCGGGCTCGCCCAGCAGCTGAACGTGTCGGCGGCGGTCGGCGCGTTCCTGGTCGGCATCGCGCTGTCCGGCGAACTCGCCGAGGACGCGCAGGCGCTGCTGGCGCCGCTGCGCGACCTGTTCGCGGCGGTGTTCTTCGTCTTCTTCGGTCTCCAGACCGATCCGGCGAAGATCCTGCCGGTGGCGGGGCTGGCCGCGCTGCTCGCGGTGGTCAGCATGGTCACCAAGCTGCTGACCGGCGCGTACGCGGCCAGGCGGGCGGGCATCGGCAAGGCCGGCCAGGCGCGGGCGGGCATCGCGCTCATCCCGCGCGGTGAGTTCAACATCGTCATCGCGGGCCTGGCGGTGGGCGCGGGCGCCCATCCCGACCTGGGCGCGCTGGCGGCGGCGTACGTCCTCATCCTGGCGGCCTTCGGGCCCCTGGCGGCCAAGCTCGTGCAACCGCTCATCACCTCCATCGCCAAGCGGTCCTGATCCGCTAGTTTGTTCGCATGACCCAGCCCACCGAGAAGACGATCTGGTCCACCGACTGGGACAGCGTGGAGATCTCCGGCGAGAGCCATCGCCGGGTGCTGTTCCAGGACGTGGACATGACCGAGCTGGTCGACCACGGCTCCTCCTTCGAGGAGTGCCACTTCAGCAACGTGCGCTTCAACGTGTCGGTCCACGACGACGCCCGCTTCGTCAACTGCGCGTTCACGCGCTGCTCGTTCTTCGACGCGACGTTCGACGGGTGCAAGCTGACCGGCAGCGTGTTCGACGGGTGCACGTACGGGCTGCTCAAGGTCGAGGGCGGCGACTGGTCCTACGCCGGCCTGGCCGGCGCCGACCTGCGGGGCAGCGTCTTCCGCGGCACCCGGCTGCGCGAGGCCGACCTGTCGGGCGCCCGGCTGGAGGGCGCCCAGCTGCTGCGGGCCGACCTGTCGGGGGCGTCGCTGCGCGGCGCCGACCTGACGCGGTGTGATTTGCGCGGCAGCGACTTGAGCACGCTCGACCCGCTCACCGTCACGCTCAAGAACGCGATCATCGACCCCTTCCAGGCGACGGTCGTGGCCGGCGCCCTGGGGCTCGACGTGCGCGAGTAGTCGGCCCCCGCGATCGGCTGCGGATCCCGGGCGGACGGCCCCAGTATGTCCGTGTGAAAATCACCGATCTCCTCCCGGCCGAGCGGGCCGTGGCCGAAGCCCTGCCCCACGGCGGGCAGGTCGACCTGCGCTCGGGCGACCTCGACCCGGCGGTGCGCGCGCAGGCCCTGGCCGAGGTGCTCCTCGGCGAGCACCACGGGCCCAAGCCCGCCCTGCGCCTCATCGGCGCCCGGATCACCGGCCTGCTCCACCTGGCCTTCGCCGAGATCGGCTTCCCGATCACCCTTGAGCAGTGCGCCTTCGACGAGGCGCCCGACCTGTACCAGGCGCGCACCCGGTTCCTCAGCCTGAGCGGCTCCACGCTGCCCGGCCTGATCGCCTCCAACATCCAGGTGGACGGCAACCTGCGCCTGGCCGGCTGCCACGTCACCGGCGAGCTGCGCCTGTCCGGCGCGCGCGTCAGCGGCAACCTCAACCTCAACCGCGCCCACCTGGACAACCCGGGCGGGACCGTCGTCAACGGCGAGCACCTCGACATCGGGGGCAACCTGGCGGCCCAGGACGGCTTCAGCAGCCACGGCGAGATCTTCTTCACGGCGGCGCGGATCGGCGCCGCCGTCAACCTCGACGACGCCCGCCTGCACGCGCCCGGCGGCATGGCCTTCGGCGCGTCCAACCTGACCGCCCAGGCGGGCCTGTTCGCGCGGGGGGTGACCGCCGACGGGGAGATCTCCGTGCGCTTCGCCCGCGTCGGCGGGCCGATCACGCTGCGCGGCTCGCGCCTGCGCAACCCGGGCGGCCTCGCCGTGCGCGGGGGCGGGCTCAACGCCGAGGGCGGCCTGTCCCTGTCCCTGGTCGAGGCCGAGGGCCAGGTACGCCTGGAGAGCGCCGCCGTCGCCCGTTCGCTCAACCTCGACGGCGCCACCCTCCGCAACCCGGGCGGCGTGGCCCTGTTCGGAGACGGCCTCACGGTGGACGGCGCCCTGCACGCCCGCGAGGGGATGAGCGTGGAGGGCGAGATCAGCCTGCTCGACGCCTCCGTCACCGGCCCCGCCCACTTCGAGGGCGCCCGGCTGGCCAACCCCGGCGGCTCGGCCCTGACCGCCAACGGCATCACGGTCGGCAAGGTCCTCAACCTCTGCGCCGGCTTCTCGGCGCAGGGCCGGGTCCGGCTGACCAACGCCCAGGTCGGCAGCCGCCTGTGCTTCGACGACGCCACGCTGGAGGCCCCCGGCCAGGTGGCGCTCAAATGCTGGCGGGTGGAGGCGCGCGAGCTGGCCCTGCGCACCGCCGTCCCCGTCCGGGGCACGGTGGAGCTGCGCCACGCGCGCATCGGCGTCCTGCGCGACGACCCCGGCGTCTGGCCGGACGCGATGCGCATGGACGGGCTCGCGTACGAGGTGCTCGACCCCATGCTGCCCGCCGCCGGACGGCTCGGCTGGCTGAGCAGGGATCCCGAGGGCTACCTGCCGCACGCGTACGAGCAGCTCGCCGCCATGTACCGGCGGCTGGGCCGCGACGCCGACGCCCGCGACACGCTCCTGGCCGGCCAGCAGCGGCGGCGCGCCACCCTCCCGTGGTACGCCGGGCTCTGGGGCCACCTCCAGGACGTCACCGTCGGGTACGGCTTCCGCCCCTTACGCGCGGCCGCCTGGCTGCTGGCGCTCCTGGCCGTGGGCACGACCGTGTTCGGCCTGGCCGCGCCGCCGCCGCTGAAGGCGGGGGAGGCGCCGCCGTTCCACCCGCTCGTCTACACGCTGGACCTGCTGCTGCCGATCGTCGACTTCGGGCAGGAGAAGGCGTTCAACCCGCTCGGCGGGACGCAGTGGCTCGCGTACGGGCTGATCGCCGCCGGCTGGGTGCTGGCCACCACGATCGCCGCGGGCCTGACCAGGTCGCTGCGCCGCGCGTAGCGGCGCTCAGCCGCTGACGGCGCGCAGGGCGCCCGGGAGGCGGCCGGTCAGGCGGTCGAGCGCGGCCGAGGTGGCGGCGTCGGCCGGCAGGTAGACGACCACCCGCTGGTCGTCGTAGGAGAGCTCCAGCTGCTCGCGCTGGAGCCGCAGCTCCCCGGCCACCGGATGCGCCAGCCGTTGCACGGGGGCCGGCGCCAGCGGGACGGGCGGCCGGGCCAGTCGCCCGCTGAACGCCTCGCCCGCCGCGAACGACAGCTCCGCGACCAGCTCCTCCGTGAACGGGTCGGCCTTGGTGGCCGCCAGCTTGAGCGCGGCCGCGTGCTCGTCGGCCACGCGGTCCCAGTCGGGGTAGGCGGCCCTGGCCCGCGCGTCGGCGAACACGTACCTGACCAGGTTGGGCGGATCGCCGTCGAGCAGCCCCACCGGGCCGTACAGCCGCTCGAACCCCGAGGTGCGGGCGAGCACCTCGCTCACCCGGTTGAGCAGCACGGCAGGCGCGGGCTCGAGCCGGTCGAGCACCGCTCGCACCGTCGGGCGCACCCTGCGGGCCGGAGCCTGGGCCGCGCCCGGGCACAGCCGCACGTCGCCGCTGGCCACCTTGGCCAGCTGACGCACGTGGACGCGCTCCTCCTGCGTCAGCCGCAGCGCCTCGGCCAGCGTGATGAGCACCTGCGTGGACGGGTTGCGGTCGCGGCCCTGCTCCAGCCTGGTCAGGTATTCGACGCTCAGGCCCGCCAGAGTGGCCAGCTCGGACCTGCGCAGCCCCGGCGTGCGCCGCCGCGGGCCGCCGGGCAGCCCGACGTCCTCGGGCTTGACGGCCTCCCGGCGGGAGCGCAGGAACGCCCCCAGTTCGTTGTCACCCACGGTCCACGAGTCTAGGCCCGCAGCCCGGCCCGTATCGTGGCCCCGCGAGGGCCAGTCTCAGCCCGGCCTCCCTCGCCTGCCCGGCGTCCACGAGCCTGTGACGCATGGAGAACATGACATTGGCAGTGATCACCGGCAGCGTTCGCGAAGGGCGGTTCGGCCCCAGGATCACCGAGTGGCTCACGGAGCGGGCGCGCACGCACGGGCTGTTCGACCTCGACGTGATCGACCTGGCGCTGACGCCGCTGCCCGCGGTGATGCCCGCCACCCCCGAGGAACTGGCCGACGTGGAGTCCCGCCCGGCGGCGCTCAGGCGGCTGGCCGCGCGGCTGGCGGCGGCGGACGCGTTCGCGGTGGTGACGCCGGAGTACAACCACAGTTTCCCGGCCTCGCTCAAGAGCGCCATCGACTGGCACTTCACGGCCTGGATGGCCAAGCCGGTCGCGCTCGTCTCCTACGGCGGGTTCGGCGGCGGGGTGCGGGCGGCCGAGCACCTGCGGCCGGTCTTCGCCGAGGTGCACGCCGTGACGATCCGCAACACGATCAGCTTCGACCAGCACTGGAGCCGGTTCGGCCCCGACGGCGAGCTGCTGGACCCGGAGGGGCCCGACGTCGCCGCCAAGGCGCTGCTCGATCAGCTCGGCTGGTGGAGCAGGGTGCTGCGGGACGCCCGCCGGACCACCCCCTACGTGGCCTGAGGCCCTAACACAGGGCCATCGCGGTCTGCCACACGCC
This region includes:
- a CDS encoding cation:proton antiporter — protein: MHHTAILFLEFGAIVLALGILGALALRVGISPIPLYLIAGLAFGTGGVLPLATSDDFVGVGAELGVVLLLLTLGLEYNADELVTSLTGNIRAGIVDLVLNAAPGAICALLLGWGPVAAVAMAGVTYATSSGITAKVLSDLGWIGNRETPTVLSLLVFEDLTMAVYLPILTTILAGLSLASGAVAVGVALLTVSAVLVVALKFGRFIESFVSSPNNEVLLLKVVGLALLVAGLAQQLNVSAAVGAFLVGIALSGELAEDAQALLAPLRDLFAAVFFVFFGLQTDPAKILPVAGLAALLAVVSMVTKLLTGAYAARRAGIGKAGQARAGIALIPRGEFNIVIAGLAVGAGAHPDLGALAAAYVLILAAFGPLAAKLVQPLITSIAKRS
- a CDS encoding NADPH-dependent FMN reductase, giving the protein MTLAVITGSVREGRFGPRITEWLTERARTHGLFDLDVIDLALTPLPAVMPATPEELADVESRPAALRRLAARLAAADAFAVVTPEYNHSFPASLKSAIDWHFTAWMAKPVALVSYGGFGGGVRAAEHLRPVFAEVHAVTIRNTISFDQHWSRFGPDGELLDPEGPDVAAKALLDQLGWWSRVLRDARRTTPYVA
- a CDS encoding cation:proton antiporter regulatory subunit encodes the protein MEVEQTALPGIGLRHDFTTRKGQRVGVVSHRTGRRDLVIYDADDPDAVCHVVKLNDEEADALAELLGAPRIVQRLNQLHEQVEGLVSVQMPVPDGSPYAGRPMGDARVRTRTSASIVAVVRSGRVFASPGPDFVFAAGDVVVVVGSEDTTAEVAGILADG
- a CDS encoding helix-turn-helix domain-containing protein, with translation MGDNELGAFLRSRREAVKPEDVGLPGGPRRRTPGLRRSELATLAGLSVEYLTRLEQGRDRNPSTQVLITLAEALRLTQEERVHVRQLAKVASGDVRLCPGAAQAPARRVRPTVRAVLDRLEPAPAVLLNRVSEVLARTSGFERLYGPVGLLDGDPPNLVRYVFADARARAAYPDWDRVADEHAAALKLAATKADPFTEELVAELSFAAGEAFSGRLARPPVPLAPAPVQRLAHPVAGELRLQREQLELSYDDQRVVVYLPADAATSAALDRLTGRLPGALRAVSG
- a CDS encoding fatty acid desaturase family protein, with product MRTAAVQRGSDFARLSRRIAEAGLLDKRPGYYVARIGLVAGLFAGSWALFALVGDSWWQLPVAVLLAVAFAQVTLLAHDLAHGQISRSRRTSRIAGLLVGNLAVGLSYGWWMDKHTRHHANPNHEEHDPDVAPDILIWSQKQAEEARGLPRFIGRWQAFLFFPLLTLEGLNLKLSSFRALRRPSLKSRRLEGALLSAHVLAYLGAVFLVLPFGMALLFVVVHQACYGVYLGCTFAPNHKGMPVLTAEDELDFLRRQVLTSRNVRGGRLVNAALGGLNYQIEHHLFPSMPTANLRRAQPIVREYCEQLGVDYVECGLFASWGQAMRHLHEAGRPLRAAASRATEPAAAEQRP
- a CDS encoding MFS transporter; protein product: MRSSPARGTSTIDRRHAVMLRLVGAGVMLTVMADTTATTLAVGVLRYTPAGAGMPLGDLVWLTSAAFIPIAALLASAGRWADLFGRRRVLAVGLVVFVLGGVATVLVDSWSYVLAARAVQGAGAAAMIPASLGLLLGELPESQRRGAIALWSSASGLGCLLMQAGGGWLVVSVGWRALFVPDVVIGVALLIACAALPPGKRAGARGLPDVLGAWLLAAGIAVIVLAISKAMAWGMDVVWLALAALALLGGAFAQAKHHRLPAIDLALWRRPRFVWGWLATWGFGALSYGLLTVQPLYLLHLGYPMLEVAMWLTPTSVAVVVTSFLAGRIVKRVGAYGLIYAGSLLCGGACVLVLTQAGPTVWGLIASVVVGIGVGALAPGTSVATTLAARPHQYASAVGAATMARMVGGAVGVAVVSVVIDHPFMTGPFAGLAGALALCVAISVLIGALALTKITRLRTDPGDVMIKVPRRMLLELRMTLATVAAEADALLPAETRTPPTDHIPRPRAAEPGPLAGSRGNPN
- a CDS encoding pentapeptide repeat-containing protein produces the protein MTQPTEKTIWSTDWDSVEISGESHRRVLFQDVDMTELVDHGSSFEECHFSNVRFNVSVHDDARFVNCAFTRCSFFDATFDGCKLTGSVFDGCTYGLLKVEGGDWSYAGLAGADLRGSVFRGTRLREADLSGARLEGAQLLRADLSGASLRGADLTRCDLRGSDLSTLDPLTVTLKNAIIDPFQATVVAGALGLDVRE
- a CDS encoding FAD-dependent monooxygenase, whose amino-acid sequence is MATTSCDVAIVGAGLGGCFLALLLGRRGQRVVVIEQGPSIPSAGADFLKPPGLRVLARHGLADLVGRHGLRRDTVRYYHDGDPIQECRFPEGGFLVRPYRELVELIYTSCVMEGVEFWFDAGIDEIAVGDGRVEELTLSNGRRLRAGVVIGADGTRSAVRQALDIEQRTLPYDRLLMRVATVPLTASVAQLNRLYFSSEGWFAYLYPINRDQARVFVGLPPEDDKEIFQDGIPALLDELKKFVTDSSDAFNVLQPATWQPIKVSSMRVAEYHKGNAALLGSAAFACHPMTGMGMSYTLHDAELLADVICAAGGDADLLERLLSARYEPRREAHRQLIDYGDALASTFHDRGAYLAAFRPELHIYGDAAALQPI